From one Enterococcus sp. DIV2402 genomic stretch:
- a CDS encoding LURP-one-related/scramblase family protein: protein MKKLYIKQKVFSIGEKFTITDENQQPRYSVEGSFFKIPKEFKILDENHHEIGVITKKIFSLLPKFFVEVDGEEMITITKEFTFFKPKYSIDSQGISVEGNWWDMDFDVRAHGKKIADINKKWFTWGDTYEVTILDESMEQVIISLVIAIDCVKADESAASSASSS from the coding sequence AAAAGTTTTTAGCATTGGTGAAAAATTTACAATCACGGATGAAAATCAACAGCCACGCTATTCTGTAGAAGGTAGTTTCTTTAAAATTCCAAAAGAATTCAAAATTTTAGATGAAAATCATCATGAGATTGGCGTGATTACGAAAAAAATCTTTTCTTTACTTCCGAAATTTTTTGTCGAAGTTGATGGTGAAGAAATGATTACCATTACAAAGGAATTCACCTTTTTTAAACCCAAATATTCGATTGATTCTCAAGGGATAAGTGTTGAAGGGAACTGGTGGGATATGGACTTTGATGTACGTGCCCACGGTAAAAAAATTGCTGATATTAATAAAAAATGGTTTACGTGGGGCGACACATATGAAGTAACGATTTTAGATGAGTCAATGGAACAAGTCATCATTTCATTAGTAATCGCTATCGATTGTGTCAAAGCAGACGAAAGTGCAGCAAGTAGTGCTAGTAGTTCGTAG